The nucleotide sequence TGGACTAGCCCCGGTCACGCTGGGCCCGGCGGCGTGAGGGGCCCTTGGCTCCCAACCCACGGGGTACGCTGGGGCACATGGACCTTCTGCGGCTGATTCACGGGTATCAGTTCAATAGCGCGCTGGCCCTTCTTTTTCCTACTCCCTACGCGCTCGCCACCCTGGTGCTGTTCCTGTGGAGTCTGGGTCCAGCCCTGCGGGGCGAGGTGCGGCCGGGTTTTCTGCTGTGGCTGCGTCTGACCTGGGTTCTGACACTGCTGCCGGTCGTGACCGGCGTGGTCCTGGCCGTGGGGGGCGCTCGGGTGCCCAGCGCGACGGATGTGGGCGGTGGCGTCACCAAATACGGCCTGCCGGTGGATCCCAGCCGCAACTGGGAGCACTGGATGTACGCGGGCTTTGCCCTGCTGAGCCTGTATGTCACTGAGGTGCTGCTGCAAGGGCGCCTCGTTCACCCGCGCCGCGGCCTGCGCGTGCTGCCGGTGGTCACCCTGTTCCTGTACGGCTGCGCCTACATGGTGGGGCGTGTGGCGGTATTTCCGGGCAGCACACCGGGAACGTGATCGCTTCCCGCTATCTTCTCCCCATGATCGACATTTCAAGGCGGCTGACCCCCGGACATCCCACCTGGCCGGGGACGCACCCTTTCGGGTCGAGCCCCTGGCCCGTATCGCGCGGGGAGACAGCGTGAACACGGGCGAGCTGCGCACCAGCACCCACACGGGCACCCATGTGGACGCTCCCTGGCACTATGACGATGCAGGGCGCGCCTGGACGAAGTGAACCTCGCGGCCTACCTGGGACCGTGCCGGGTGGTCACCGTGCGGGCCGAGGAGGGCCTGGTGCCCGCCACCGCCCTGGCGGAGCTGCCAGCACGCCTCCCGCCCCGGCTGCTGCTGCACACGGGTCAGCCCGCCCACTGGGCCGAGTTTCCCCAAGACTTTGCGGCCCTGGCCCCGGAACTGGTGCGCGAGGCGGCGCGGCGCGGCGTGCGGCTCATCGGCACGGACAGCCCGAGCGTGGATCCGCTGACCAGCAAGACGCTTCCCGCCCACCAGGCCTGCCGGGAGACGGGGATCCTCATTGTGGAGGGCCTCAACCTCAGCGCGGTTTCCGATGGAGAATACGACCTCGTGTGCCTGCCGCTGCCGCTTGTTGGTGTCGACGGGGCCCCGGCCCGCGCCCTGCTGCTGCCTGCGGGGACCCTGCCGGAGGAGAGGGCATGAGACGTGACCTCTTCGCGATGCCCCCCGGCATCTACCTCGACGGCAACAGCCTGGGCGTGATGCCCCACGCGGCTCGCGCTGCCGTGCTGCGCCGTCTGGACGAGTGGCAGCGCGACGCGGTGAGCGGCTGGGACCACTGGTTTGAGCTGGCCGAGACGCTGTCGCCTGCCCTCGCGCGGCTGGTGGGGGCGCGTTCCAATGAAGTCATCGCCACGGGCAGCATCACCGCCAATCTGCATGCCCTGCTCGCCACCCTCTACCGTCCGGAGGGTGCGCGGCGCCACCTCGTCGCCACCGCACTCGATTTTCCGTCCGACGTGTACGCGCTGCACGCTTGGGCCGAGCGCTTCGGCGCCGAGCTGCGCCTGATTCCCGCCCGCGACGGCCAGACGCTGCGCGAGGAGGAGATCCGAGCGGCGTTGACGGATGACGTGGCCTTGGTCCTGCTGCCGACGGTGCTGTACCGCTCTGGAGCGCTCCTGGACGTGCCGGGGCTGACCCGCGCCGCGCGGGAACGCGGCATCCTGATCGGCTGGGACGCGGCCCACAGCGTGGGGAGCGTGCCGCACGAGCTGCACGACTGGGGCGCGGATTTCGCGGTGTGGTGTCACTACAAGTACGTGAATGCTGGACCCGGGGCGCCGGGAGGCCTCTACCTGCACGAGCGGCACCATCATCTCGTCCCCGGCCTGCGCGGATGGTGGGGCCACGACAAGGCGACGCAGTTCGAAATGGCCCACACCTTTCGCCCCGCGGCTGGTGCGGGCGCCTACCAGCTCGGCACGCCGCCCATCCTCGCGCTCGCGGCGCTGGAGGGGGCACTCAGCGTGTTTGATACCGTCGAGCTGGCCGAGGTGCGTGCCCGCAGCCTGGAGCTGACCGCGTACCTGATGGCGCTGGTGGAGAGGCACCTTCCCGAACTGCGGGTGGTCACGCCGCGCGAACCCACCCGGCGCGGCGGTCACGTCGCCCTGGCCCACCCACAAGCCCACGCCCTCAGCCTCGCGCTGCGGGCACGCGGCATCACCCCCGATTTCCGCGCCCCCGATATCCTGCGCCTCGCTCCCGTCGCCCTCTACAACACCGAGGCGGAGCTCGAGACGACGGTGCAGGTCCTGCGCGAACTGCTCGACACCGGGGCCTACCGGGCGGTGGAGGCGGCGGGGCGGGTGACCTAGGGCGGGCTTCTCGGCGGGCACCGCAGCCGCTTACGCTGCGGGAATGGACGGCACCCTGCTCGGTTTTGCTGTGTTTTCCCTGCTGCTGACCGTCACGCCGGGGGCAGACACAGCCCTGGTGATTCGCGCGGCTCTGGCGGGGGGGCGCGCGGCGGGGTGGGGCGCGGTGCTGGGCGTGTGTAGCGGCCTGCTCTTCCACGCCACCCTCAGCGCCCTGGGGCTCAGCGTGGTGCTCGCTCGGAGCGCTGCCCTGTACGAGGGGGTCAAACTGGCCGGCGCCGCGTACCTGCTGTATCTGGGTCTGCGGGCCTGGCGAGAAGCCCGCCACACGGCCCAGGTCCCCACCACCGAGGGAGGGGCGCTGAGCCTGACCGGCGCTCTCCTCCAGGGGCTTACCACCAATGTCCTGAACCCCAAGGTCGCGCTCTTCTACCTCACGGTGTTGCCGCAGTTCGTGCTGCCGGAAGAGGACGCGCTGCCGCAGGCCTTGGTGCTGGCCCTCATCCATTTCGGCTGGGGTGTGGTGTGGCTGGGCACCCTCGTTCTGCTGATGGGCACGCTGGCGTCTCGGCTTCGCACACCCCGCGTTCGCGCCCTCCTCGAACGGCTCACCGGGGGGGCGATGGTGCTCCTGGGGCTGCGGGTGGCGCTCGACCGCTGACGTGCTCCCCACCCCTAAAAGCCAAAGGCCTCCAGCACCGCTTGCGGCGTACGCTTGGGCCGCCCGGTCGTCGGGTCCACCCAGACCCACTCGGTCTGACACTCCGCGAGGCGCTCCGCCGCTTGGCCGGGCTCGCCTGCGCGGTCGAGGCTGTAGGCGCGAACACTGC is from Deinococcus sp. YIM 77859 and encodes:
- a CDS encoding cyclase family protein, with product MWRYFRAAHRERDRFPLSSPHDRHFKAADPRTSHLAGDAPFRVEPLARIARGDSVNTGELRTSTHTGTHVDAPWHYDDAGRAWTK
- a CDS encoding cyclase family protein, giving the protein MNLAAYLGPCRVVTVRAEEGLVPATALAELPARLPPRLLLHTGQPAHWAEFPQDFAALAPELVREAARRGVRLIGTDSPSVDPLTSKTLPAHQACRETGILIVEGLNLSAVSDGEYDLVCLPLPLVGVDGAPARALLLPAGTLPEERA
- the kynU gene encoding kynureninase, with amino-acid sequence MRRDLFAMPPGIYLDGNSLGVMPHAARAAVLRRLDEWQRDAVSGWDHWFELAETLSPALARLVGARSNEVIATGSITANLHALLATLYRPEGARRHLVATALDFPSDVYALHAWAERFGAELRLIPARDGQTLREEEIRAALTDDVALVLLPTVLYRSGALLDVPGLTRAARERGILIGWDAAHSVGSVPHELHDWGADFAVWCHYKYVNAGPGAPGGLYLHERHHHLVPGLRGWWGHDKATQFEMAHTFRPAAGAGAYQLGTPPILALAALEGALSVFDTVELAEVRARSLELTAYLMALVERHLPELRVVTPREPTRRGGHVALAHPQAHALSLALRARGITPDFRAPDILRLAPVALYNTEAELETTVQVLRELLDTGAYRAVEAAGRVT
- a CDS encoding LysE family translocator; this translates as MDGTLLGFAVFSLLLTVTPGADTALVIRAALAGGRAAGWGAVLGVCSGLLFHATLSALGLSVVLARSAALYEGVKLAGAAYLLYLGLRAWREARHTAQVPTTEGGALSLTGALLQGLTTNVLNPKVALFYLTVLPQFVLPEEDALPQALVLALIHFGWGVVWLGTLVLLMGTLASRLRTPRVRALLERLTGGAMVLLGLRVALDR